One Pyrus communis chromosome 4, drPyrComm1.1, whole genome shotgun sequence genomic region harbors:
- the LOC137731030 gene encoding spermidine synthase-like, which produces MADEIVVGSADLPVKRPREEEENGAEAASSAVSMETDGGKEPDSVSAVIPGWFSEISPMWPGEAHSLKIEKILFQGKSNYQNVMVFQSATYGKVLVLDGVIQLTERDECAYQEMITHLPLCSIPNPKKVLVIGGGDGGVLREVARYASIEKIDICEIDKMVVDVSKQFFPDVAIGYEDPRVTLHVGDGVAFLKAVPAGTYDAVIVDSSDPIGPAKELFEKPFFQTVANALRPGGVVCTQAESIWLHMDIIEDIVENCREIFKGSVNYAWTTVPTYPSGVIGFMLCSTEGPAVDFKHPVNSIDASKRPLRFYNSEIHTAAFCLPSFAKKVIDAKAE; this is translated from the exons ATGGCGGATGAGATTGTCGTGGGGTCCGCTGATTTGCCCGTGAAGAGGCCcagggaggaagaagagaacGGCGCGGAAGCTGCTTCTTCAGCCGTGTCCATGGAGACTGACGGTGGCAAGGAGCCGGATTCTGTCTCCGCTGTTATTCCCGGCTGGTTTTCTGAGATTAGCCCAATGTGGCCAG GAGAGGCACACTCCTTGAAGATAGAGAAGATTTTGTTTCAAGGAAAGTCCAACTATCAGAATGTGATGGTCTTCCAG TCAGCGACATATGGAAAGGTTCTTGTATTAGATGGGGTGATTCAGTTAACtgaaagggatgaatgtgcctATCAAGAAATGATTACTCATCTCCCACTCTGCTCAATTCCAAACCCAAAGAAG GTTTTGGTTATTGGTGGGGGAGATGGTGGGGTACTGCGGGAAGTGGCTCGCTATGCTTCAATTGAGAAGATTGATATATGTGAGATCGATAAGATGGTGGTTGAT GTGTCTAAACAGTTTTTCCCTGATGTGGCTATTGGATATGAGGACCCACGGGTCACACTTCATGTTGGTGATG GAGTTGCGTTTTTGAAGGCCGTTCCTGCAGGAACTTATGATGCGGTAATAGTGGACTCTTCTGACCCAATAG GTCCTGCAAAAGAACTTTTTGAGAAGCCCTTTTTCCAGACGGTAGCTAATGCTCTTCGTCCAGGAGGAGTTGTGTGTACACAGGCAGAAAGTATATGGCTTCACATGGACATCATTGAGGATATTGTGGAAAACTGTCGTGAGATATTCAAAGGTTCTGTCAACTACGCATGGACTACAGTCCCTACATATCCAAg TGGGGTGATTGGTTTTATGCTTTGTTCTACCGAGGGACCTGCTGTGGATTTTAAGCACCCTGTGAATTCAATTGATGCATCAAAACGACCCTTAAGATTTTACAACTCTGAG ATTCATACAGCTGCTTTCTGTCTGCCATCTTTTGCTAAGAAGGTGATTGACGCAAAAGCAGAGTGA
- the LOC137732432 gene encoding probable xyloglucan endotransglucosylase/hydrolase protein 33: protein MAFFQDKIHFWCILILCCMSMLVSSNRRYTSPSVPRLTDVFPHVSIDRGFSKVFGGSNIQVINGSLATLALDKNSGSGLASVNKFHYGFFSAAIKLPAGLTSGVVVAFYLSNADVFPHNHDEIDIELLGHDKRNDWVIQTNIYANGSVNTGREEKFYLWFDPTLQHHQYSIIWNNHHTVFLVDNVPVREFQHSSSFFPSKPMSVYATIWDASDWATHGGKYPVNYKYAPFRVSFAEMEMSGCISNPTGTVTSCVRSNPSSVDPVEGPEFVKLSSQQIGAMDWARSKLMFYSYCKDTKRFKVMPPECK from the exons ATGGCATTTTTCCAAGATAAAATACACTTCTGGTGTATTTTGATCTTGTGTTGTATGTCTATGTTGGTTTCCTCCAACAGGCGCTACACGAGTCCAAGCGTTCCTCGTTTAACCGATGTTTTTCCTCATGTTTCGATTGATAGAGGGTTTTCCAAAGTTTTTGGAGGCTCAAATATTCAGGTCATCAATGGATCCTTGGCCACTCTTGCTCTTGACAAAAACTCAG GATCTGGATTGGCATCGGTAAACAAATTTCACTACGGATTCTTCAGTGCTGCAATCAAGCTGCCTGCTGGTCTCACTTCTGGGGTTGTAGTGGCTTTCTAT CTGTCTAATGCAGATGTGTTCCCTCACAATCATGATGAGATAGACATAGAACTCTTGGGCCACGATAAAAGAAATGATTGGGTCAtccaaacaaatatatatgcaaATGGAAGCGTAAACACAGGAAGAGAGGAGAAATTCTATCTCTGGTTTGACCCAACACTACAGCACCATCAGTACAGCATCATCTGGAACAACCATCATACAGT GTTTCTAGTGGACAACGTCCCAGTGAGGGAGTTTCAGCACAGCAGTTCATTTTTCCCATCAAAACCCATGTCAGTTTACGCAACAATATGGGATGCATCAGATTGGGCAACTCATGGAGGAAAATATCCAGTTAACTATAAGTATGCACCATTTAGGGTTTCGTTTGCAGAGATGGAGATGAGTGGCTGCATATCCAATCCCACCGGAACAGTGACGTCGTGTGTTCGGAGCAATCCCTCGAGCGTGGACCCCGTCGAGGGGCCGGAGTTTGTTAAGTTGTCTAGTCAACAAATTGGCGCAATGGATTGGGCAAGAAGTAAACTCATGTTTTACTCTTACTGTAAAGATACAAAAAGGTTTAAAGTTATGCCACCAGAgtgcaaataa